A stretch of DNA from Shewanella sediminis HAW-EB3:
TCAGGTGCGGACTACGGATCCAGGTGTGTGTCGGGTACTGGCCGTGCTCATCTTCAAACTGCCCTGACAGCACCAATATCTCTTCGCCACCAAAATGTCGGTGAGACTGAAAAACCTCATCGGCAGGCCATTTGACTAATGCGGTATGTTGCCCCTCAAAATCATGCAGTGACATGACTTTAAGTCCGCCAATTCCTGCTTGCCATGGCAGGGCACGGGTATCGATACGCACTCGCTCTGTATCGTTAGGGTCAAACTGATTTAGTTTGACGAATAAGGTGCAGCCAGCCGTGCTGAAAGGACGATGAGAGCTGCTAGGTGGATTACGGATATAGGTGCCTTGGGGATAATCACCATCTTCATCGGAAAAGGTGCCTGCTAAGACAAATATCTCCTCACCCATTGGGTGGCTATGAGCACTGAAATGCGAACCCGCCTGATAACGAACTATGCTGGTGGCATGGCCACTCTCCAGGTTCTCCCTCGCCAGAGGCTTGCGGGTGACACCTTCGAGTGGGCTGGGAAGCCAATCTAAGGTGTTTGAGTCGAGCACGACTCTTTTAGAAAAATCCAGATTGAGATGCTGCATATGTCACCTGTGTT
This window harbors:
- a CDS encoding cupin domain-containing protein, which encodes MQHLNLDFSKRVVLDSNTLDWLPSPLEGVTRKPLARENLESGHATSIVRYQAGSHFSAHSHPMGEEIFVLAGTFSDEDGDYPQGTYIRNPPSSSHRPFSTAGCTLFVKLNQFDPNDTERVRIDTRALPWQAGIGGLKVMSLHDFEGQHTALVKWPADEVFQSHRHFGGEEILVLSGQFEDEHGQYPTHTWIRSPHLSEHHPFVKQETVIFVKVGHLPI